One stretch of Alcaligenes faecalis DNA includes these proteins:
- a CDS encoding F0F1 ATP synthase subunit delta, producing MAELSTIARPYAEALFAAVRDDSQGLESWSALLSEMAQVAGLHDVREALNDPRLNNGQRLELFTGLVKSQVTEKARNFLQLLVDNQRILLLPQIAEQFDLLKHQLEGTAQAQIISAFPMAEAQVAELTAGLEKKFGLKLKPTVTVDADLIGGIRVIVGDQVLDTSVQARLASMRDTLTA from the coding sequence ATGGCTGAACTATCGACTATTGCCAGACCTTACGCCGAAGCCCTGTTCGCCGCCGTGCGCGACGACAGCCAGGGCCTCGAATCGTGGTCGGCCCTGTTGTCCGAAATGGCTCAGGTGGCCGGTCTCCACGATGTGCGCGAGGCACTGAACGATCCGCGCCTGAATAACGGGCAGCGACTCGAACTCTTTACGGGCCTGGTTAAGTCACAGGTCACCGAAAAGGCTCGCAACTTTCTTCAATTGTTGGTGGATAACCAGCGCATCTTGCTGTTGCCACAAATTGCAGAACAGTTTGATCTATTGAAACACCAACTCGAAGGCACGGCGCAGGCACAAATTATCAGTGCTTTCCCGATGGCTGAGGCTCAGGTTGCTGAGCTGACCGCTGGGCTGGAGAAAAAGTTTGGCCTGAAGCTAAAACCGACTGTGACCGTCGACGCTGACCTTATCGGCGGTATTCGGGTGATTGTTGGTGACCAGGTGCTCGACACTTCCGTGCAGGCCCGGCTGGCCAGCATGCGCGATACGCTGACCGCATAG
- a CDS encoding F0F1 ATP synthase subunit B, whose translation MNLNATLFFQMIVFFVLAWFTMKFVWPPLTKAIDDRRQKIADGLAAADKGKADLAQAQARISLMDASAKSDNHQRIVDAEKQATALLEQARREAEAEKARIIAQAQQDANQEVQRVREGLRSEVAALAVKGAEQILRREVDANAHAQLLEQLKAEL comes from the coding sequence GTGAATTTAAACGCGACTCTCTTTTTTCAGATGATCGTGTTTTTCGTTTTGGCCTGGTTTACGATGAAATTCGTATGGCCGCCACTGACGAAAGCAATCGATGATCGTCGTCAGAAAATCGCTGATGGTTTGGCTGCTGCCGATAAAGGCAAAGCCGATCTGGCACAGGCCCAAGCGCGTATCAGCCTGATGGATGCTTCGGCCAAGTCCGACAACCATCAACGCATTGTCGACGCTGAAAAACAAGCGACTGCTCTTTTGGAGCAAGCTCGTCGTGAAGCCGAAGCCGAAAAAGCCCGCATTATTGCGCAGGCCCAGCAAGACGCTAACCAGGAAGTGCAACGTGTACGTGAAGGTCTGCGTAGCGAAGTGGCTGCCTTGGCTGTCAAGGGTGCCGAGCAAATCTTGCGACGCGAAGTTGACGCGAATGCGCACGCCCAGCTGCTCGAGCAGCTCAAGGCAGAACTTTAA
- the atpE gene encoding F0F1 ATP synthase subunit C, protein MTNVALVALACGIIIGLGAFGACIGIALMGGKYLEASARQPELMNALQTKMFLLAGLIDAAFLIGVGIAMLFAFANPFVG, encoded by the coding sequence ATGACCAACGTAGCTCTCGTTGCTCTTGCTTGCGGTATCATCATCGGTCTGGGCGCTTTTGGCGCTTGCATTGGTATCGCCCTGATGGGTGGTAAATATCTGGAAGCATCGGCTCGTCAGCCTGAACTGATGAACGCTCTGCAAACCAAGATGTTCCTGTTGGCCGGTCTGATCGATGCTGCTTTCCTGATCGGTGTCGGTATCGCCATGTTGTTTGCATTCGCCAACCCATTCGTTGGGTAA
- the atpB gene encoding F0F1 ATP synthase subunit A, whose amino-acid sequence MAAASDISPQSGYIQHHLVHLNNLGEKQDVLANFGVINYDSMFWSLLMGLVVVFFLWRAASAATAGVPGRLQSFVEMLVDWVEDQAKSIVPNAESRKFVSPLALTVFLWIIMMNVLDLLPVDGLGWIFIQTGLAAEHGDPLYYHRILPTADLNVPMGMSMGVLLLMFYYGIKIKHPGGFVKELFTAPFTATGLMAVVLAPFNFLLNCIEYAAKSVSLGMRLFGNMFAGELVFMLIALLGGAWTGFNGASLGLGIGHILAGSVWAIFHILIVLLQAFIFMMLTLVYIGQAHEGH is encoded by the coding sequence ATGGCTGCTGCTAGTGATATTTCGCCTCAGTCAGGGTACATCCAGCATCACTTGGTTCACTTGAACAACTTGGGTGAAAAACAGGATGTTCTGGCCAACTTCGGTGTCATTAACTACGACTCCATGTTCTGGTCCCTGCTGATGGGTCTGGTTGTGGTTTTCTTTCTGTGGCGCGCCGCTTCGGCCGCAACAGCCGGCGTACCAGGCCGCTTGCAGTCTTTTGTAGAAATGCTGGTCGATTGGGTTGAAGACCAGGCCAAATCCATTGTTCCCAACGCTGAGTCCCGGAAATTTGTCTCGCCCCTGGCGCTGACCGTGTTCCTGTGGATCATCATGATGAACGTGCTGGACTTGCTGCCCGTTGATGGCCTGGGCTGGATCTTCATTCAGACCGGTCTGGCCGCCGAACATGGCGACCCTCTGTACTACCACCGTATTTTGCCAACCGCTGACCTGAACGTGCCAATGGGCATGTCCATGGGCGTGCTGCTGCTGATGTTCTACTACGGCATCAAGATCAAGCACCCAGGCGGCTTCGTCAAAGAGCTGTTTACTGCACCGTTCACCGCGACTGGCCTGATGGCTGTTGTGCTCGCACCTTTCAACTTCTTGCTGAACTGCATCGAATACGCGGCCAAGTCTGTGTCTTTGGGCATGCGGTTGTTCGGCAATATGTTTGCTGGTGAACTGGTTTTCATGTTGATCGCTCTGTTGGGTGGCGCATGGACAGGGTTTAATGGCGCCAGCCTGGGACTGGGTATCGGTCACATTCTGGCCGGTTCTGTGTGGGCAATCTTCCACATTCTGATTGTGTTGCTCCAGGCGTTCATCTTCATGATGCTCACCCTTGTCTATATTGGACAAGCACACGAAGGCCATTAA
- a CDS encoding ATP synthase subunit I: MNQPIYQQTGTTAKVQAAGDKAPFPEPVVLTPEQRSRMARRAGQGIVRTLVAQAFMGLVAIGLSAWISGAYAAASALIGAAAYFVPNALFALRLLLGLMGGGNAGALSFFWGEAFKLGFAVLTLATAAMANTGWLVWPALLFGLLCVLKGYVLLLFFRKLP, translated from the coding sequence ATGAATCAGCCGATTTATCAGCAGACAGGCACCACAGCCAAGGTGCAGGCAGCAGGGGACAAAGCACCATTTCCTGAACCCGTAGTACTTACGCCCGAGCAACGTAGCCGCATGGCTCGCCGGGCAGGGCAAGGAATTGTGCGCACACTTGTTGCCCAGGCCTTTATGGGGCTGGTGGCAATTGGCCTGTCGGCATGGATTTCCGGCGCATATGCAGCAGCCTCGGCACTTATCGGTGCGGCTGCTTATTTTGTGCCTAACGCATTGTTCGCATTGCGTCTTTTGCTGGGTTTGATGGGCGGCGGCAACGCCGGAGCGCTTTCCTTCTTCTGGGGGGAGGCATTCAAACTCGGTTTTGCGGTATTGACACTGGCAACGGCTGCCATGGCAAACACGGGCTGGTTGGTTTGGCCTGCCTTGCTCTTTGGCCTGCTATGTGTCTTGAAGGGATATGTGCTGCTGCTGTTTTTCCGCAAGCTGCCATAA
- a CDS encoding enoyl-CoA hydratase → MNEPLVKAEVHGRVALLTLNRPKALNALNNELIAELYALLKKYDADNEIGCIVLTGNEKAFAAGADIGAMKDWNYHDVSSQDYLGGQWEELRRFRKPIIAAVAGYALGGGCELAMLCDFIIAADSARFGQPEIKLGVIPGFGGTQRLPRAVGKAKAMDLILTSRMMNAEEAERSGLVSRVVPADKLLEEALEAATVISSMSLPSVLMAKECVNRAFESSLEEGLLFERRNFHGLFATDDQKEGMRAFVEKRKPEFKHR, encoded by the coding sequence ATGAACGAACCCTTAGTCAAAGCAGAGGTGCATGGTCGTGTTGCTTTATTGACATTAAATCGGCCCAAGGCTTTGAATGCGCTCAATAACGAGCTGATCGCCGAGTTGTATGCCCTGTTAAAGAAATACGATGCCGACAACGAAATCGGTTGTATCGTGCTGACCGGTAACGAAAAAGCCTTTGCGGCTGGTGCCGACATCGGCGCCATGAAAGACTGGAATTACCACGATGTCAGCTCCCAGGACTATCTGGGTGGCCAGTGGGAAGAACTGCGCCGTTTCCGCAAACCCATCATTGCCGCCGTTGCTGGCTACGCCCTGGGTGGTGGCTGCGAACTGGCCATGCTGTGTGACTTCATCATTGCCGCTGACTCCGCCCGTTTCGGTCAGCCAGAAATCAAGCTGGGCGTAATTCCCGGTTTCGGTGGTACGCAGCGTCTGCCCCGTGCCGTGGGCAAGGCCAAGGCCATGGATCTGATCCTGACTTCGCGCATGATGAATGCCGAAGAGGCCGAGCGCTCCGGTCTGGTGTCACGCGTGGTGCCTGCCGACAAATTGCTTGAAGAAGCACTGGAAGCTGCAACGGTTATTTCCAGCATGTCCTTGCCTTCGGTCCTGATGGCCAAGGAATGCGTGAACCGTGCTTTTGAGTCGTCGCTGGAAGAAGGTTTGCTGTTCGAACGCCGCAACTTCCATGGCTTGTTTGCCACTGACGACCAGAAGGAAGGCATGCGTGCCTTCGTCGAGAAGCGTAAGCCCGAGTTCAAGCACCGCTAA
- a CDS encoding M61 family metallopeptidase encodes MEPTPVLYRAEPTDLAGHRLTVQIQITSPQTDGQILSLPAWIPGSYLIRDFSRQIESIAAFSGEKPVSIRKLDNHRWQCEPCEGPLNVQYQVYAWDLSVRGAHIDQTHAFFNGTTALLAVEGQTEQPCLLELVSNEDMEDWQVYTSLPEATGMPGAADRYGFGLYRASNYDELIDHPIEMGTPQVISFFAHGAEHELVFTGVIPNLDLPRIARDVEKICAEQIAFFEPETRRAPFLDGSSRYIFMTMVTDDGYGGLEHRASTALMASRRDLPTQGQDKSVKSAGYQTFLGLVSHEYFHTWNVKRIKPAAFAPYDLSRENHTRLLWVFEGFTSYYDDLMLLRSGVLSEADYLKLLAKNINAVERGPGRFKQSAAQSSFDAWTRYYKQDENSPNALVSYYSKGALIALGLDLCIRSHTQQAKGLDDVMLLMWERYGRDFYQGKPQGIPEDAMPALILEATGYDATDFIARYVEGCEDLPLKPWLAEQGLKLEWQASSKLPSLNARLRQSAGQCQLATVFTDGAAHQAGLSAGDALVAIDGLRVSDTASLERLLAAYEPGQTVQVHAFRRDELHCFTLQLARPALDECVLSRQS; translated from the coding sequence ATGGAACCTACACCCGTACTTTACCGTGCCGAGCCGACAGATCTCGCCGGCCACCGCCTGACTGTCCAGATACAGATCACTTCCCCCCAAACAGATGGCCAGATTTTGAGCCTTCCGGCCTGGATTCCTGGCAGCTACCTGATCCGCGACTTCTCGCGTCAGATCGAAAGCATAGCTGCCTTCTCTGGCGAAAAGCCGGTTTCCATCCGCAAGCTGGACAATCACCGCTGGCAGTGCGAGCCCTGCGAGGGCCCCTTGAACGTGCAATACCAGGTCTATGCCTGGGACCTGTCCGTACGCGGTGCACATATTGATCAGACTCACGCTTTCTTTAATGGCACCACCGCCCTGCTGGCCGTTGAAGGACAGACCGAACAGCCTTGCCTGCTGGAACTGGTGTCCAACGAGGACATGGAAGATTGGCAGGTCTACACCAGCCTGCCCGAAGCCACTGGCATGCCGGGCGCGGCCGATCGCTATGGTTTTGGCCTGTACCGTGCCAGCAATTACGACGAACTGATCGACCACCCTATTGAAATGGGCACGCCCCAGGTCATCAGTTTCTTTGCCCATGGTGCTGAACACGAGCTGGTCTTTACCGGCGTCATCCCCAATCTGGATTTGCCGCGCATCGCCCGTGATGTAGAGAAAATCTGCGCCGAACAAATCGCCTTTTTTGAGCCTGAAACCCGCCGCGCACCCTTCCTGGATGGCAGCTCGCGCTATATATTCATGACCATGGTGACCGATGACGGTTACGGCGGTCTGGAGCATCGCGCCTCGACAGCCCTGATGGCGTCGCGCCGTGATCTGCCCACCCAGGGCCAGGACAAGTCGGTGAAAAGCGCGGGCTACCAAACCTTTTTGGGTCTGGTCAGCCATGAGTACTTCCACACCTGGAACGTCAAGCGCATCAAGCCTGCCGCTTTTGCTCCGTATGACCTGAGCCGCGAGAACCATACCCGCCTACTGTGGGTATTTGAAGGCTTCACGTCGTACTACGACGATTTGATGCTGCTGCGCTCGGGCGTGCTGAGCGAAGCCGACTACCTGAAGTTGCTGGCCAAGAACATCAATGCCGTTGAGCGTGGCCCAGGCCGCTTCAAGCAGTCCGCCGCACAAAGCTCTTTTGATGCCTGGACGCGCTACTACAAGCAGGACGAAAACTCCCCCAACGCACTGGTCAGCTATTACAGCAAGGGCGCCCTGATTGCCCTGGGCCTGGACCTGTGCATTCGCAGCCACACCCAGCAAGCCAAGGGCCTGGATGATGTGATGCTGCTGATGTGGGAACGCTATGGCCGCGACTTCTATCAAGGCAAGCCACAAGGCATTCCTGAAGACGCCATGCCTGCCCTGATTCTGGAAGCCACCGGCTACGACGCCACAGATTTCATTGCCCGCTACGTTGAAGGCTGCGAAGACCTGCCCTTGAAACCCTGGCTGGCCGAGCAAGGCTTGAAGCTGGAATGGCAAGCCTCCTCCAAGCTGCCCAGCCTGAACGCCCGCTTGCGCCAAAGCGCAGGCCAATGCCAGCTGGCTACCGTCTTCACTGATGGTGCAGCGCATCAAGCCGGCCTGTCTGCAGGTGACGCCCTGGTCGCGATTGACGGCTTGCGTGTCAGCGACACGGCCAGCCTGGAGCGTCTGCTGGCCGCTTACGAGCCGGGTCAAACCGTTCAGGTCCACGCCTTCCGCCGCGATGAACTACACTGCTTCACGCTGCAACTGGCGCGCCCTGCCTTGGACGAATGCGTCCTGAGCCGCCAGTCCTGA